The sequence below is a genomic window from Propionispora hippei DSM 15287.
AGTAATAAAATTGAGATCCCCGGCAATCAAGGAACTGCCAAAGACATCCTGGTCTGAACCAACAACAACCTCATTGCGTTTTGTGTCAAGGGCAACAACGTACAGCGGTTTTCCAACCGCCAACCCCAACCCTTTTCTTTGTCCGACGGTATAGAGCGGCAAGCCTTTATGCCTTCCCACCACCCGTCCTTCCACATCCACAATGTTTCCCGGTTTTAAAGCCTGGGGAACTTTCTCCTCGAGGTATCCTTTATAATCATCATCCGGAATAAAGCAAATTTCCTGACTATCCGGCTTATTGGCAACAGCCAGACCAATTTCTTTGGCCATTTCCCTGGTTTGAACTTTAGTATATTCACCAAGCGGCATAAGAAAATGCTTCAAGGTATTCTGATTTAAATGATATAATGCATAGGATTGATCTTTTGTAGTATCAAGTCCCTTGCGAAGCAAGTACCTTTGATTAGCTGTATCATACTGAATCCGGGCATAGTGACCGGTTGCCACATATTCAGCCCCTAAGCCTTTGGCCTTGTTTAACAGCCCTTCAAATTTTACAAAACGGTTACAGGCTATGCATGGATTGGGCGTCTTTCCAACGCTGTATTCTTTGATAAAATAATCAATAACCGTATCTTCAAACAATTGCCGAAAATTAAGTACATAGTAGGGAATACCAATTTTCTCAGCCACACGCCTTGCATCGTCAACGGCAGTTAAAGAACAGCATCCCCGGCCATCCGCATCATCCACGGGAGCATCCTTGTCCCAAATTTGCATAGTTACGCCAATTACATCGTAGCCTTGACGAACAAGAAGGGCGGCAGTCAAAGAACTGTCCACCCCTCCACTCATGGCTACAACCACTCTGGTTTTAGCACACATGAATTAATCACTTTCCTTTTTTCTGCATATAGTCTTTAATTGCTTCATGTAAAGCATCGGCAGCTAAATTAGAACAGTGCATTTTTGCAGGTGGTAGCCCGTCTAACGCTTCCGCTACCGCTTCATTAGAAATCTTCAACGCTTCATCTAAGGTTTTTCCCTTAACCAATTCAGTCACCATGCTGCTAGTCGCGATTGCTGCACCACAGCCGAAGGTCTTAAATTTAACGTCTTTAATGATATCGTCCTCAACATCAAGATATATCCTCATAATATCACCGCATTTAGCATTGCCAACCTCACCAATTCCACTGGCGTTTTTTATTTCACCAACATTGCGGGGATTTGTAAAATGATCCATTACTTTATCCGTATACATAATAATCTCCTCTCAAAAAATTAATGCCCGCCACAGGAGCTGCAAGGATTGGATTCAATTGTTGAACTGCCGGCTCCCAAGGGAGACATGCTCCGTAGCCGGGCAACAATCTCTGGCAGCACTTCCAGACAGTAATCTATTTCCTCCTCCGTATTTCCCCGACCAAGTGATAAGCGCAAAGAGCCATGAGCCACTTCATGGGTTAGTCCCATAGATAATAAGACGTGAGACGGATCCAGTGATCCGGATGTGCAGGCAGAACCACTGGAAGCAGCGATACCTTTAAGATCCAGATTTAAAAGCAGTGATTCACCTTCAACATAGAGAAAGCTAAAATTCACATTGCCCGGCATGCGAAGTTCCGGATGCCCATTCAACTTTATGTCGGGTATTTTTTCTGTAATACCTTTGATTAATTTATTTTTTAAAGTTCTGACATGGGCAATTTCTTTCTCCATATTCAGTTTGGCAATCTCAGCCGCTTTGCCCAACCCAACTATTCCAGGCACATTTTCCGTGCCAGCTCGCATGGTACGTTCTTGCGCACCACCCTGTTGAAAAGAAGTTATTTTTACGCCGCGACGAATATAAAGCGCCCCCACTCCTTTGGGTCCGTAGAATTTATGCCCAGCCAGAGTAAGCAAATCAATATTGTATTCATTTACATCAATCGGATAATGGCCTACTGCTTGTACAGCATCGGTGTGGAAATAGATGCCTTTCTCTTTGGCAATTTTGCCAATCTCTTTTATTGGCTGAATAGTGCCCACTTCATTATTAGCAAACATAACACTAATTAGAATCGTTTGATCGGTTATCGCCTTTTTTACATCCTCCACATTAACCCGGGCATTTTCGTCCACCGGTAAATAGGTAACGCTAAAGCCCTGCTTTTCAAGGTATTCACAGGTATGTAAAATAGCATGATGTTCGATGGAAGAAGTAATAATATGGTTCCCTTTTTTACGATTAGCAGCAGCAATCCCTTTTAAAGCCCAGTTGTCTGCCTCAGTGCCACCACTGGTAAAAAATATTTCTTTTGCCTGCGCCCCAATCAACGCAGCCACTTTATCTCTTGCTTCTTCGACTGATTTGCGAACTTCCCTTCCAAAGGAATGTATGCTGGAAGGATTGCCAAATTTATCCGTCATATATTCCAAGATCAGCTTAGCTACCTCACTATCCACTGGTGTGGTTGCCGAATGATCAAAGTAAACTCTTTTCACCAACGTCATCTCCTTCTACTTTTGCTTCATGGCATAGGTCTGTGAGAGAAATGGAGTCCAATACGTCATTTATGCTGTCACGAACCTTGGCCCACACTCCCCATGTAACACAATGACTGGCACGGTCACAATATTGATTATTGTCCTTATTATCAGTTAAAACACAATCTACCGGCGCTATCGGACCTTCCATTATGCGGATAACATCTCCTACAGAAATGGTATCAGGATGCTGAGCAAGGGTATAGCCGCCTTGAGCACCACGAATACTCTGCACATAGCCTGCCTTACGC
It includes:
- the nifU gene encoding Fe-S cluster assembly scaffold protein NifU, whose translation is MYTDKVMDHFTNPRNVGEIKNASGIGEVGNAKCGDIMRIYLDVEDDIIKDVKFKTFGCGAAIATSSMVTELVKGKTLDEALKISNEAVAEALDGLPPAKMHCSNLAADALHEAIKDYMQKKGK
- a CDS encoding RrF2 family transcriptional regulator produces the protein MKLSTKGRYGVAAMYDLALHYGQGPISLKSVAERQKISEHYLEQLMGTLRKAGYVQSIRGAQGGYTLAQHPDTISVGDVIRIMEGPIAPVDCVLTDNKDNNQYCDRASHCVTWGVWAKVRDSINDVLDSISLTDLCHEAKVEGDDVGEKSLL
- the nifS gene encoding cysteine desulfurase NifS, with the protein product MKRVYFDHSATTPVDSEVAKLILEYMTDKFGNPSSIHSFGREVRKSVEEARDKVAALIGAQAKEIFFTSGGTEADNWALKGIAAANRKKGNHIITSSIEHHAILHTCEYLEKQGFSVTYLPVDENARVNVEDVKKAITDQTILISVMFANNEVGTIQPIKEIGKIAKEKGIYFHTDAVQAVGHYPIDVNEYNIDLLTLAGHKFYGPKGVGALYIRRGVKITSFQQGGAQERTMRAGTENVPGIVGLGKAAEIAKLNMEKEIAHVRTLKNKLIKGITEKIPDIKLNGHPELRMPGNVNFSFLYVEGESLLLNLDLKGIAASSGSACTSGSLDPSHVLLSMGLTHEVAHGSLRLSLGRGNTEEEIDYCLEVLPEIVARLRSMSPLGAGSSTIESNPCSSCGGH
- the mnmA gene encoding tRNA 2-thiouridine(34) synthase MnmA, whose amino-acid sequence is MCAKTRVVVAMSGGVDSSLTAALLVRQGYDVIGVTMQIWDKDAPVDDADGRGCCSLTAVDDARRVAEKIGIPYYVLNFRQLFEDTVIDYFIKEYSVGKTPNPCIACNRFVKFEGLLNKAKGLGAEYVATGHYARIQYDTANQRYLLRKGLDTTKDQSYALYHLNQNTLKHFLMPLGEYTKVQTREMAKEIGLAVANKPDSQEICFIPDDDYKGYLEEKVPQALKPGNIVDVEGRVVGRHKGLPLYTVGQRKGLGLAVGKPLYVVALDTKRNEVVVGSDQDVFGSSLIAGDLNFITMDDLQAPLEVTAKIRYGTREAGAIVSPLPNGRVYVQFAEKQRAITPGQSVVFYDGDIVIGGGIILESVDKNKA